Within the Gadus chalcogrammus isolate NIFS_2021 chromosome 15, NIFS_Gcha_1.0, whole genome shotgun sequence genome, the region AgccttttaaaaaataacattaattttGAATGACATGCTGCCAACCGATGCCTAACAATCTCCCTAATTACATAACGTTTAATTATTTGGTTTGAATATGGATGTCAAACAAAGTAGGACAGATGCAGTCAAAGGTGTGTTTTCATACTGCAAATGCTAAACACAGCCTTGTGAGACCATGCAGATATTAAAGTTAATATATTTCATAAACAATGTGAACTTGCAAGAACAGAGGGGTAATCCATCAACCTAGCTAAATGCAAAACCGGGCTTATTTTGCTGAACCTCGCTACTTTCAGTTTGGAGTTCCGTTCCATTAACGTGACTTGGGATCTCCGCTAAGTAATCATGGCCATTTATCCGACCAAACTAACCTGGTCGGTGGCAGGCTAACTGTCTTGAGTGTGTTTCAGAGAAGTCCATCTGGCGGAAACAAGTGTACCATCAGAAGATTCcgccaagcctagtcctcacaaTTTTGTCAAGTGAAAGACTGAAATTGGTCAAATTTACATATGTGAAGTACAAATAGCCTATATTTTCACTAAGGGTCTAAGATTAAATGatgcaaaataaatgaattgctattgttaagttattttctcacatttttattcaaatgaATGTATTCTACCGTAATTGGGAACCAGCAGTTGGGTGAGTGGCAGTCACTCAACTGCTGGTTAAACCTAGCCCCAACtgcttctttaataggtccatggtagtAGTGCTGGCACTGTGGTGCGTTATTATTTGGAGCTGTGATCGGTTACACCCAATTGCCTCAAATTTACCAGGATCACAAATTACAAGCTTGAGAATTACTTTAACATGTGCACATTTTGCAATAACAATATTCTTACAGCAATCATGCATAAGTTTGgagtaaagtaggcctacacttggGACAAAATTGAGTTCAAAGACTTTATTCAAAAGTAACACACATTAGGACCTTCCAGATTTCCTGTGGGTGTGGTGGTCTCTACTGCCAAGTTCAAGGGACCAAGGGCCCACAATTTCAACCCCCCAAACATGACAACAAACTAGTTTGGCATCACTGTGAACCTCAAGTATGCGCACGGGTACCTGCTAAAGTGAATAAACAGAAGAAAAAGCCTGCCTGTTTCAGCCAAAGTTTATTAAAAGGGTTTCCTCAAACTTCAGatacattatttttgtttataccCCCCAAAAATTGCCCTATTCAAGGGAGGGTCACAAGTATAGCCTTCACAAGAAATCAAATCTCCAACCCTCATTGGCCAGGACCAAGCAGAACACAACTCGAGTGTTAGGTGTATCATCAAGTGCATAATGAAGGAAGGTATAACagcattttaaataaaaaggaagAGGAACAAGCCTAGAGTACTTAATAAGGTTTGCGTACGAAAAGGTTAGGTTTCAGATGACGAGGGGGAATATCAGACGGTCAGAATGACAAAACCCAAGGACAGGTTGCGTTGAAACTCGCCGATTGGCTCGCCAGGTTACAAGTTTTGAGGGATTAGCGCAAGGCAAGGAGGGCCAGAGGGGACAAAAACATCACAAGCAGTTTTTTGACTTGGAGAAAGTATTTTAAAAGTCAAAAGACAACACTTGCCACAAACAGTGCAGAGTTTAATGGATACGACTATAAAGTAAAAAGCACCGCCTCCCAAAAGAAAGGTGAATTTTCCCAATAAGGGGAGCACCTGTTGGAAAAGTGGTACTCTTTAATGACCGTTCATTGTCCTAGCCTTTTCAACCAATCCCTTCAAGAAATGCCCTTGCTGGTTTGAGGTGGAAATACATTTAAGGCCAGATTCTTCTGATATTCCCTATTCTCCCCATGTTGAAAAAAGCCTTAGGCCTCCAGCTCCAGACCCAGGCCGAGCTTGTGGCCACCAGCGTTGATGTTCTTGCCATCTACCAGCGCCGACAGGGTGAGCTTGACACCTGCAGTCAAAGAGAGAAGCCATTAGCTTATGAATTATAGAACCTTAAGACAAATACATTAAACGAAAGTGCCTACATTAAAAGAAAAATCAATttgttgatgaaaaaaaaaaagggaaatatatattttagattTCATTGGTTCTAAGAGGCATATCACTTTAAAAGAATGGACGCAAAACCTAGTTGACTGATAGAAAGAAGTTGAAAATAAGTATGAATAATTTTAAAGGCCGaccaaaagtaaaaaataataataaaagggcTACGGCTTACCTGGTCTAAGAGTCTGGGTGTAGCCAACACCAACGAGGCTGGTATTGTTCACTTTAGcctagagagagaaaaataaaatgcaaaacCACAAGTCAGGACCACAATACCATCATACAAATCAGAGCTTGGCAGAAGTAGCGGCAGTGACTTACACTAAGGGTAGCATCCTTGTCCAGCTGGTATTTGGCGGCGATGCCAAAGCGCGTGCTGTTGCTGCCAGCGGTCCAGGCCAGGTTAACGGATGTCTCCAGCGTGTCGCTCACCTTCTGGTAGATGGAGCCTCCAAACTCAGCACCATCATTGCTTTGGAAAACAAATAGGGATGAGAGGAGATTATTATCGCAGCCAAAACTACATCTTTCAGTAGCACATTTGAAAAAAGATAGTATATTGGGAGGTAGGTCCACAATATATCGGAAGGTGTACGTCCTGTGTACCGAGAGGTACCCTACAGATAAACACTAAACAGTCATGTCAGAGGAGTCTTCTATACTTACACATTGGTATGCAGCTGGAAGTCTCCCGTCTTGTAGCCCACAGCAAAGTTGTTCTGGGACATCTTGGACTTGGCTGTGTCAAAGGTCATCTGGTACCCGGCGAGCCAGCCCTCGTAGCCGACAACGGCGGCACCATGAATGGTGGGTCCGGCGAAGTCGAAGTCCACGTCGCAGCCCAGGTTGACGAACTCGCGCTTGTAGGCGGTCTTGACCTTTCCGCTCTTCTTCCTTTTAAGGAAAAGGGAAGAAAGGAGTTTGAATTAAGTAATGAATCAGTACACAAGAACCACTCTCTTCAGACTCCCTAGTCCACAGAGCTTGAATTTAGTTGGTAGTGACTTTGCAAGAACGACTCTCTTCAGACTCAAAATTGCATATGCAGTGAGTTGATCAGCACAAAAGAAAATGTGGAACAGGCACAATAGAGAAACCATAAACAATAAGATAATCACAGCGCAGATGGAGGCCATTTTCAACTCGGGCAAAATAATACATAACCGTATTTGCAATGTGAATGCCCTACCCCCAAGTAGACATTTTGAGATTCTACCAAGCTGCCTTTACCAGTGTTCAGGTTAAAAACTGCTTATGCTAACCAGACAATGGATTTCGACCTGGACCTACCCAGTGTTTGGTGAGAAGGTTGTGTCAAAGGTCAACTTCAGTCCCTTGGCAATCTGGAAGAAAACCATCAAGTTAGACAATCACCAATTCATGTGTTCAGTTCAAACTTTTTGTTTACTGTACGTTGCATGAATATGCGTTGCTGGTTACCTGATCTTCAATGGTGATTTCTGTTCCCAGGGTGTTGTCAGTGTTCCACTTCTCTGTGAAGGTCAGGCCGTACTCCGACCTCTTGTATTTGGTTTCCAGGGTGCCGGCCACTTTGCTGGTGTCGGTGTTGGAGGAACCAGCTGTTTTGAACTCCTGCAAGGTCAGCGGTCAAATGTAAACAAGTgtcaagaggggggagggtggggtgttGGTTATGTATGAATGTAACGGCAGGCTAGTAGAAAGCGCTACCATGCCAAGCCCCTGATGTATGGAAGAAGAACCCAAATTAAGGGATTTAATCCACTTGGGGACCCCCATCTTGCACCTCATCAAGTAATCAACTTCGTATAattaacaattaaaaaataaacaacaaacatgCTTACCACTCCACTTGAGGACTTGGTCTTCACATCCAGTTTCACCAGGCCAAATCCTAAAGAACagaaatatttaatttaaaagccAACTCATAAACCACCATGAGTCACCAAAGTTACGGGTGTAAACATTTAGATGACATACCATAGCCCTTGTTGAAAATGTCCTTGGCAGATTTGCCCAGATCAGCATAGCAGGGAGGCACGGCCATTTTAGCTGTGGAGTAagaaaatataataacaataccaacaatacaaATCTATCATATTTGCTTACCAActttacaaaacaaaataaatgcaatgaGAAAAAAACCGATAAACTATTTTTGTGTAAATAATCTTTTTCAATTTCCTTTCTGTCGGGTGAGGCTAAAAATAATGTGTACATTGAGGACTACAGATGTTGGTTCTCAGAGGTACTTGAAGTAATCTGAATGAGTATATCCTGTACCAGCGCTTCCATGACTAAGATACTACAATTATCGGCAATACTAATGTAGGTATGTTTTTCCAATTCTCAATGTACTTTTTATTAACACCAATAGCAAGCGACATTGATAGAGTATAGTTTGAATCTGGTTCGTCCAGGGAAGTTGGCAGTTGGCCACCCTGTGATTGTTATCCTCATATCAAAGGATATACACCTAGGACCATTTCCTTAAAGAATGGATAAAATATTACTTCCTGTAGTAAACATGGCACTAATGTTCGGAACTCTAGGTTTCATCTTGTAGGCTCCAATGCTATCATTAGTTGTCCAACTGCAGAATCCCTAATACAACAGGCTGGTGGTGAATAGGCCTGACAATGTTGAACGTCATCCATCTAGCACTTCGCCAGCTCATGGGAGGGTTCAAATCATACGTTTTACTACGGGGTCAACTGTCAGGACGCTGTTTATAAGATCTTGCATGAATGTGCATGTTGACGCCACCCAAATAATGTGCACCGAGTCAGAAGGAAGTTAAGGAACATGCCAATAGCTAAAAGTATGATCAACACTTTTTCAACCACTTGGTTCTTGGCGACAAATAATTCTCATAAACAAGTCATTATCCCAAGGGAAGCAGTGTAGCTAAATGTCAGGCGAGCAGGTGGGCAAGGTTAACCGGTAGAAACCATTTTGACGCACTGGTCGACATTGCCCATAGGTCCCCCTGCTAACTAAACCGATTTACATTTCGGTTGGCTTACGTAACCAAGGAATGCACACAAAGCGCTATAATAATGATACAACATAATTTAAGCACTAATGAATAACTTCTGATAGTCATCAGCTAACAATATCGTGAAAGTCGACTATTGTTAGGCTAAGGGTACAATACGGATAGTGTTGGAGCTAATAGTCAAGgaccaggtttttttttttttaacagcttTTAAACAAGGTAGATATACAGCAGCGAGTGCATCATTGTAATAGCATAAAAGTGTACTTCAATAGGTTATTTAGACAACATGGTTGGCCGACTTGTGGAAAGAGCAGCATGTGTAAGTCTTGCAGCATGCTTTGCAAAGCTAGCCGAGCTATTTTTTACTAGCCTGCAGCCTACCGGTGGAGACGGGACTCCAGGACATAAACCAGAGTTATCCGTAGACCTGTCATGTTTACGTGTCAACGCACGCAGACCAATACATGAGATTCTTACCGGTAAGCGTTGGTGATAGCAGGGTACTAAAGTGACTTTGAAATACAATGTTTCTCACACCGCACGGCCAATGCAGACTTCACAGGGTTGGAGGGCGAGCTGAAGGAGACTGAGCCGAGTCAAGTTGCCTAAATTAGAAAATGAGCCCTTCCTTTTTGGAAGGCTGTCTTtattcaaagtaaaagtcctctGGTTTCAAATTTCTAAATTGCATAGAATATTATTGTAGATATTTAAGAGAAAATTATTGTTCATTCATTTATGAGGAAAACCAAGTTAATTTGTTTTATGATTGTATAGGGTTAGCTGACGGAATAATGTATATTACAACCCTAGAAACACAGCAACAGAAAAGCTTGTAAATTAAGCACGGCATATCATATGCAATGGTTTGATTATGGATGATTAAGAAATGCGCAATTTCATTATGCCGTGTTTGAATCGGCAATTGGGATGTGTTAGGAAATTATTTGTTGTTAATCTTTGTACAGCGTAAATCCCAAATCTGACTGCACCAGAGCCTCTAACAGGAAGTCTTACTGAAGCTAATTTACATTGACTTGACACAGGAGATTTCCGCTGGAATCCTAACCAATCAGTCATCATCCGAGCACACGTCACACCCTGTGGTGGGTCACACCCACGTGTGTCACACCCAATCTGAGGCAAGCCGAATATGTGCCTGTATAGAAATATTACTTGTGTTGTATACATTAAAACCACACTTACATTCTGATGTGTAATATATGTACAAATCAGTCAAGATAATTACGCCTTtacattttgtatttgtattgtatttatttattttgtgcatgGAACAATATTGTACAATAGGAGAATATTAGAGGACTATAGATTACTGAGGGCCATAATCATAATATAAAATAGGggtaatacataataataataataataataataataataataataataataattattattattattagtattattagtattataattataatcataataagTCATTTAAAATagcaatataaaaaatattctagaacaaACAAATCACTAACAGAACTCAAAACTCCAAAGCAAATGTACGcacaaataaacatacacacaaatcaCATGACACGCCATGATCACACAACACGTCATGTCAAACCTTATTCAAACTAGTGTATGTTAAGTATGTAGTATTTGCATATAATATGCCAACTTGTGCTATGCTAATGGCcccatatttttttctttactttagCCTTACAGAGGACAGATTTGTAGGAAATAGGCTATGTTGCTCAATGTATAGGTCTAAATAGCTAGGTAATTTATAAATTGAGGAATAagacaaaaaaaattgaatagaATTTAAACAAAAGGGCAAAGCGAGCTCATTTAGGTTCCCGAAATGTTTTAATGCTGTTATGcctcataataataatcacaaatGTATGTAGTTATTTATTGAATCATtaattattgattattaaaTATAGTACAGTATTGAGAAGAAATTGAGTATTGAAGAAAATAACAACTTTATTTGGGAACTGCTTACATGTTTTTCATTTAGATAACAATTAATGATTGAAAATGCActtcctgcagaaaatgaggTGAGTGCTGTGgcgcaaagtgaggttgaaaatctgttataataaagacacatagtttaagacgtaaagaaatgttaaatggcaaGTGAAGggatcaagtgaagggatttgaacttCAATTTGAATTtgagtctaaatggagtaatcAATGTAAACTttcacaccatttaaaaatgttaaaatggttggaaacaaatacgATTCAAGAGTTATCGcgtgtttccactgcagggtgcggtacggttcggttcgcaaaggtgcggtacggattgcgtttccaccgccaaaagtgggtgtgacccggactgagccggactcgttttgccctcgtcttcagtactcctccgttggggtactgagacgcctgaaagggtgccggaaaattcgagctacacacctcCTCCGTGATTGgttgacagaatcgtcacttccgggcgacgtggggataaaaacaaacaaacagtagcctcgaaaCAGTAGCTTGCATTTCGAAGTTGATTAACTGCCAAATGAAAAGCATTAAGGCCAGGTACTGTTGCTGGACGACTTCCATGGTAGCTCTTCGTTTAATGTGTGGCGTTcaacttttccattgtttttattgagcaggctacactgtgtggCGTTGCTATGATATCACAATGTTTACGTAGCGGCCGCGGCGaccgacatccggcctaccataaagggtactgtcggcggtggaaacgcgacctctgaactgagctgggctataccgccccctccctaccggactgaggcgaaccgaaccgtaccgcaccctgcagtggaaacgcggcattattACATGATTCGATTCTCCGCTACCGGacactcgactgaacgaacgaacgaatgGACGAACGATTCTGAACGACTCTTCTTGGCAACTGACAGACgcgaactgaatcaaggaaaagaATCATTGATTCCAATCTTCGTTTTCAGtaggtctcattgatttacgttgacgctggagtgtgaggacgttcagcagtgttgccagattgggcgttttttcccgctctattggcctacttttaatcacgcactaatgccgcgtttccactgcagggtgcggtacgaatcggttcgcctcagtccggtagggagggggcggtatagcccccTCCCTGAACCCTCtaacatgttggattatttcaaTGCGTCGGACCGTAAAGCTGCTCTGGAAGCTCTAATAaacttacaggagtctttccacgaaatgtacaggatatgtacagatagaattactgaacagagaaggatctgtaattatgCTTTGGTTTCCGAGGCGCAGATATGAaaaaggaagattctacgcatgcgcacagacatggtggtgttgtgtgatagtgtatcacagcaccacctgccCGCCTGACATCCATACCCAATCGaaatccacacacttttgcgtcaccgtatgcacgcagatttcctcccgaaaacgcttgtctaaacgcagaataaaaagtgaaaatgcgacgccacttttgcgtcttgtGTTCAGACCGTTatcatgtaaacgtagcctaagCCTCTTCCCCCTTCACCACTCACAGTCAGTGAACGAACAGCGAGTcagtgggtctgggaggagttgAATCTGAGAACGAACAAGACTAACGacgagagagaagaatcagttTGGGTCGATCTTGTTAAAGGTTTGTTCACTGACACTGATTCGGTCGCGAACGACCCATCACTAGAAGCccgtatgaaactaaaactgtgattctgaataaagttgaaatgatatcgaaattccgttcaGATAATATTGAtaatacaagtgtgtagatttgttaaatggtttgaacgaaggtaaacgTTTGATTAAATgattgagttacgatgtcttaagAAGTATGAGTGTCAGAATGGACAGACGTGTTCAATGAGAACAGCTGAAatcgaagccggtatgaaactaaaactatgattctgaagaaagtataaattatattgaaattccgtttggatattattgaagatacaagtgtgtagattttttaaatgaacaaagataaacggttgaaaattgatttagttacgtcttaaacagttgaagtaccatAGGAAATGGCTCCCATGCAAAAAATGTGGAAAAAGCTGAATAGTTTAAAAAGTTGAAAGAGTTgaaaaatgctgaataaatagcCATCATGTCGTTAATGGGGGgtttacacctacccgatagggttagggttagggttaggtaaatagcgtggttgcatcgggaaacaccgttactcttcccgggaacatcgttagacaacgggaagaaacgggaagaaatgctcaatgatcgggcaacatcggcaaagaacgaacatgtttgttaattttgggtctatcggggtagaatcggttaccaggtgttgctatgggctaatcggctataatcgggaatagaacgggagtataacgtaagacatcgcaagtcgttcgggaattttcctgggcacatcggctatattcgttaatcttccgcgctttatcgtgttttatcgtctttatatctgcaacctcaacacacgaaagacccTCAAGAACCCTCgacaaataacgattgtgagtgaccagattgtgttaaggaagaccctcaatctgccactttggtataaatagggggtgatggatggatgtcctacttttataattacaggggtacttcgcccatttagaaccggcgttctattattataaaatcgctattgtaatataaataaatatcagtctaaaccagtctcccctttgccttctaccgaaatgacgccaaatgacgcaaaacgcgtcatttgacgtgtttggcgtcattcgaaatgacgtcaaatgacgccaaacgcacttcgggtgtcttccctggcataaatcgttatgttatcgttataacatcgggtatgtgtaaatgctaccccgataaatttacccgatcatacatttttagcccgatgtcaccccgacttccacatcggtggtccatcggccattagcggccattagcgggatggtgtaaacggggcatAAAGAGCTGAACGATCTCCCGTTGACttccattgtaaaaaataatattttaaaagtagaatatagaataaagtataaaatatataaaaaatctgaaaagtaacgcacgattccaagctattctgaacattTAAATAATGGAGTGGATTCTCTATGGAAATtttaggaaggagataggtcccaagatttgtagagaataagaaagaaagaaagaaagaaagaaagaaagaaagaaagaaagaaagaaagaaagaaagaaagaaagaaagaaagaaagaaagaaagaaagaaagaataaaactcaagaagaacaatagttgagcgctgcatacagcactc harbors:
- the vdac2 gene encoding voltage-dependent anion-selective channel protein 2, which translates into the protein MAVPPCYADLGKSAKDIFNKGYGFGLVKLDVKTKSSSGVEFKTAGSSNTDTSKVAGTLETKYKRSEYGLTFTEKWNTDNTLGTEITIEDQIAKGLKLTFDTTFSPNTGKKSGKVKTAYKREFVNLGCDVDFDFAGPTIHGAAVVGYEGWLAGYQMTFDTAKSKMSQNNFAVGYKTGDFQLHTNVNDGAEFGGSIYQKVSDTLETSVNLAWTAGSNSTRFGIAAKYQLDKDATLSAKVNNTSLVGVGYTQTLRPGVKLTLSALVDGKNINAGGHKLGLGLELEA